The Lytechinus variegatus isolate NC3 chromosome 1, Lvar_3.0, whole genome shotgun sequence nucleotide sequence CATAGGAATGTACCCGCTTAGTACAAGCTCGTTTTAACCTAATGTGAAGATAACGTGTTTCaacaaagacctctcagctattcattgtgatttgacggtCATTTTCAGTGATTTGCTATGTTCAAGAATCCAACCCAGTTGCAATCGCGAAAACTCGATAATTATATGCCCATCAGACTCTCCATTATACCTTCAAGGCACTGAATACAAAGAGCgccatctcatcatctctcccATAGATAAATTTCTGACCAGAATTTGAATATCAAGGGGGCACGTCCCGCCTTATTGCCGGAAGTAGTGTTGGTAAAATGTCCcctgatttattgatttatatatatctctttttctttccataaGGATACTGATTTTTAAATATAGGTTTTCACATTTTACTCCTCTCTGAATGATCAAGACTTCCTTCCCTTCACGTAAATGATGTAATTAAATACAACAGTAAATACTGGGAAAGGTAATAAGATTGATGTAGAGAGATACATCGAGGTATTtggattataaaaaaataataaataaaaaaaatagttgccAAAATTAAGCAATATGAAGGTTCTAGTTACTCATTATGAATCATGGATATCTCCGTGGAATACTATCATAAAAAGAGGCTGCCACTTTGGCCCCACTGAATCCCTTTACGATACATTTTTgttatcaaactttgaagtaaATGTTTAGTTATtatcacaagaaaaaaagaagaaatgagatACAATTGGAGCCCAGAGTTCCTTACCTGTGCTGCATTTCGTCCTACACAAGGTATCTTTCATTGGTGTACAAGGATCGCTTAGCTGATGTATGCCACATACTTTACATGGCTTACACACAGATAAAGACGTCCAACCATTGGAGTATGTATCTATTATGATGGCaaatataatgatgaaaaattattatgGTGTATGGTTAATCAAAACGACAAATAAAAAGAACCAAGGACCCGTATATTTAGGACAACAGACTACAAGGTTTGAGGTTTGGCAAATAAGGGTTATACTAAATTTGTCAAAGTATTCGTTTAAGATTATCATGTAAGACTTAGTGCCTTCCAAAACTTTTTAAACTATCCTTTCTGTTTAAACAAAGAGGGGGGTCTTACTATTAGAGACGTAGTTTTGATATTGATCTCAACATTCCCAATGGGGATGACCGCCATGACATCAGGATTAGTTTAATAGAAAGGGATTAATGAGAGAACTACATTGATGAAGTTATGACGAAAGTCCTTCAAAGGATATAACCGTTATATCAATTTGACAAAGTGTCAtgattttgtgacgtcacaatggtaacTTCCAATTATCCATTTTTTATGGCTCATGAAGAgcaaaagtaatatttttaaaCATAGTAGCGTGTGTGAAATAATGTGTCTGATATGGTATATATTTGATGCACACTCATCACTTTCTatgaaaatggcaatttattaaatttatatcacatgacatatcaataactttgatatttttcaataaatcttCATTCTGAGATAATTTTATATATCTctcattttctattatttttcatacagACTTGAATGTcaatacatttttatcaatttttctcttTGCTATATCTTGCAAATGTACTTAATGTTTGCTAAAGATGGTTTCACTGgaatgataattccacatttGTCAAATATAGGATAAACCAGAAGAACATACTCGTAGGGCATACAGCACACATGGTATCATCCGTAGCATTACAGCTACTGATCTGGTAATAACCCGGTTGACATCGAGAGCAAGGAATGCACGGATTCACACTGTTTGTCATCAGCGATGATGCGTAGTATCCAGGTTCACACATTGCTAAAGCCTAAGATAGGATAGTTGTAGGAGAGATTAAGAATTACAgtcaattctttattccatttccattcaaaacataatacaaagtaatataaagtaatacaaatcaagtacaattttacagacgagCAGTCTTACTTtgtaaaacacacacaaaaaaagtttga carries:
- the LOC121430269 gene encoding tumor necrosis factor receptor superfamily member 3-like, translated to MMLVLVFSLMIMVLLNCAMTPAQKMALAMCEPGYYASSLMTNSVNPCIPCSRCQPGYYQISSCNATDDTMCAVCPTNTYSNGWTSLSVCKPCKVCGIHQLSDPCTPMKDTLCRTKCSTGKELWAPIVSHFFFFSCDNN